In one Nicotiana sylvestris chromosome 8, ASM39365v2, whole genome shotgun sequence genomic region, the following are encoded:
- the LOC138875002 gene encoding uncharacterized protein, whose product MVGRELLQRFLAVVFIGILCIKMLAIISDGGSHFYNRAFGTLLAKYDVNYKVSTPYHPQASGQVEVSNREIKSILSKTINANRTDWSRKLDDALWAYKTPIGMSPYRSSLYKDKMKYLYDKYVRSKEFKEGDLVLLFNSRLRLFSGKLKLKWSGPFEVVHVTPFGALDLKIKNGEVFRVNRHQVKHYLGKFDDSHVVALINFK is encoded by the exons atggtggggcgagaactGCTTCAAAGGTTCTTAGCTGTGGTCTTTATTGGCATACTCTGTATAAAGATGCTG gcaatcatcagtgatgggggttctcatttctACAATAGAGCATTTggcactttgcttgcaaagtatgatgtCAATTACAAGGTAtcaaccccttatcatcctcaggctagtgggcaagttgaggtctccaacagggagataaagagcatattgtcaaaaactatcaatgcaaataggactgactggtcaagaaaattggatgatgctttgtgggcttaTAAGACTCCAATTGGCATGTCTCCATACAG atcgtccttgtataaggacaagatgaagtacttataTGACAAATATGTCCGGAGCAAGGAATTTAAGGAGGGTgacttggttctcttattcaactctcggttacgattgttttcgggaaagctcaagttaaaatggagtggcccttttgaagtggtgcatgtgactccatttggtgctcttgatttgaagattaaaaatggtgaagttttcagagttaatagGCACCAAGTCAAACACTACCTgggaaaatttgatgacagccacgttgTGGCTTTGATCAATTTCAAATGA